The sequence CCAAAATTGATAGACGTCACTACCAAATGCCAATCTTCATCAATGTCTGCGACATTGTCGATAGACGTTCGAAAGTACATTGCTACTGCGACAGTAATAAGCCTAAAATGGCGACTCGAGCGGATTGCTGGATATTCGGCGGTGGATTAACTGAGGACGATTCCATATGGCCGAGTTTTTCATCACAATCCGAAATAGAACATCTCATGTTCAACGTTCGTACCGACGACGCGTTAACATTTATTCCAGCCAAAGCCATCGTTCGGCTCGACAGACTTAAGCATTTATCAATCCAATTCGGGACAATCAAAACTATACATCCATATGCTTTTACTAATTCTTCTACTTTACGCCAAATTGTAttgaaatcgaataaaataacaaatttagaaAAACATTCCCTCTCGCAAATGATGATGTTATCAAACCTTAGCTTGGATGATAACCAAATATCCGAACTAAAAACGGACGTATTCTTTAATTTACCCAACCTTCATGTATTACATTTgtcgaataataatttaagcttaCTGCACGAAGGTTGTTTTAAGCACCTAAATAATCTCATCGAACTAaagttagataataattatatttcagtagTAATTAGGGAAATGTTAGAGGGCTTGGAGAATCTTTCTAGATTgaacttaagaaataataagataaacatgATTGGAAACTTGGCATTTAGTGAGTTGTGGGGTTTGAAAGAATTGATGTTAGATAATAACGCTATAGAATATATATCAGAGAGAGCATTTGGGGGACTAACGCAATTGAGAAAGTTGACGTTGTCGGGGAATAAACTGACAAGTTTTTACGAGGACATACTTGAAGACATAAGAAGTCTCATCGTGTTGGATCTAAGAGACAATCTTTTGACGACAATATCGTACGAAACAATACGACCTGTTGTAGAAAATGACAAATCCCTTTCATCTGTGGTTTATTTAGACGGTAAGTACCCAACGATATTTCGCATGATTAAAACTTGTCTGACGTCATTCTTTTGTACTTCACTTGCGACCTACTTAGAAGGCCATCGTTATGCCAAGAACTGCGATTAATGTCACAATACAATTCTTGTCAACTTCATAAAAGACCTTCTACTTTATAAAAGTGGGTTGCATGTATTGCTTAAATATATGACCtagcttatttaataaatttactcaacaaaatataatgttcaATAAATCTGATTTTTTTAAGTCTAAGAACTGCATCCACTTAacttatactttattttgaaattcacTTTGACATGAACTCTCCCTATTAGTTAAttcgtgtatttattttaagatcgattacatttttattttatataagtgtttgcttatcttaattatttcaaatctaAAAGCAAATATCAAATTGATTACGATA comes from Vanessa tameamea isolate UH-Manoa-2023 chromosome 15, ilVanTame1 primary haplotype, whole genome shotgun sequence and encodes:
- the LOC113399125 gene encoding connectin-like; the encoded protein is MEQMSKYLIIITSLMTVKLTVTESKNETKPKIDRRHYQMPIFINVCDIVDRRSKVHCYCDSNKPKMATRADCWIFGGGLTEDDSIWPSFSSQSEIEHLMFNVRTDDALTFIPAKAIVRLDRLKHLSIQFGTIKTIHPYAFTNSSTLRQIVLKSNKITNLEKHSLSQMMMLSNLSLDDNQISELKTDVFFNLPNLHVLHLSNNNLSLLHEGCFKHLNNLIELKLDNNYISVVIREMLEGLENLSRLNLRNNKINMIGNLAFSELWGLKELMLDNNAIEYISERAFGGLTQLRKLTLSGNKLTSFYEDILEDIRSLIVLDLRDNLLTTISYETIRPVVENDKSLSSVVYLDGNPLNCNCRLSWIYVLRNETQDNTMKHALEKISCVPDPANDRRLTEAKDEEVDNGNVLADDIYEYYDKSDDYNNDKEKPKANKAIKLTDIPLETLPCPKELMQSIEETYGHPVQNEIRLKAFSNVGRDLPNFVFIATLLILF